DNA sequence from the Candidatus Sulfuricurvum sp. RIFRC-1 genome:
ATTTAATACATGTAACTGATCATTGAGTGTTTTAACTGCAGCTTTTCCACTGATAGATTTAACTGTCCCGACTGTACGTGCCATGATAAACTCCTTCTTTTTTGTAACTTCTATTGTAGAACAAAGAGGAAGGGGAAACTATTGTACCTTGGTCCAATTTTACAATTTACCTTGTACTTTGGTCCAATATAAAATACGATTTATAGGGATATATCGTTAGCGAAGTATCAAAGCGAGGGAGAGACGATCGGTAATTTGAAGTTTTTCAAAGATAGAGGTTATATGCGCTTTGACCGTTCGCTTGGTGATTTGTGTCCGTTCAGCAATCTCAGTATTATTGAGTCCTTGTGCTACATACTCTGCCACTTCTCTTTCCCGTTTACTGAGAAGACTGAGTCGAGGGGGCTCTTTTTTTTCACCGGTGGGGACATAGGTCTCTTTGATCAGCGTATCCAAAAACTGTGGAGTGAGCCAGACATTTCCATCGCTTACGACATCCATGGCGTGGGTAAGATATGAACTGTTCAGGTAACTGTTTCCATACCCTTTTACCCCCATTCTAAGCATCGCTACCCCTTCTTGAAACTTCGGTACATCGCTTAAAAGGAGGATATTGGCCTGAGGAAATTGGTAATGAAGAATCTTTAAAAATTTTGTGATTTCATCTTTCATGGAGTTGTTATGGAGTAAAAGGGTGCTTTGAGGGTGTATTTTTAACATCTCCAAACATGCATCTTCGCTTTGGCAGTGGATCATATCGTATTCGCTACTGAGCGCTTCTTTCCACTCTTGTAAAATGGATTCACGTGTTGTATAGGTTAAAACTGGTTTCATCTCAGTGTTCTCCTAAAGCGTTTTGTTTAACTTTCAAGATTGGTTTGAGGATAAAGTCCATGACCGTTTTTTTGCCGGTGAGGATATCCACATCAACGGTCATCCCCGCCATAATATCGAGCGGTTTTCCGTCTTTAACCAAAAAACTTTTATCGGTTGCAATGCGGACCAAGTAGTAGCTGTTATCTTTCTCATCCGTGATAGTATTGGCACTGACGTGTTTGACTGTCCCTTTAAGTCCTCCGTAAATCGAAAAATCGTAGGCGGTAAATTTAACATTGGCACTTTGCCCCGGATAGATATAGGCGATATCGGAAGGTCTGATTTTTACCTCTACCATCAGCATATCATCCTCAGGGACAATTTCGAGCATATCCATCCCCGGTTTGACAACCCCCCCGATGGT
Encoded proteins:
- a CDS encoding response regulator transcription factor translates to MKPVLTYTTRESILQEWKEALSSEYDMIHCQSEDACLEMLKIHPQSTLLLHNNSMKDEITKFLKILHYQFPQANILLLSDVPKFQEGVAMLRMGVKGYGNSYLNSSYLTHAMDVVSDGNVWLTPQFLDTLIKETYVPTGEKKEPPRLSLLSKREREVAEYVAQGLNNTEIAERTQITKRTVKAHITSIFEKLQITDRLSLALILR